One Megalopta genalis isolate 19385.01 chromosome 5, iyMegGena1_principal, whole genome shotgun sequence DNA window includes the following coding sequences:
- the LOC143259442 gene encoding uncharacterized protein LOC143259442: MWVYTPNAKNWQRRGEATVSKDIVRATFQEDGAESVRSVSRRTGVNRSSVQRILQENLMPPNKFVRLHLLYPADLEKRVEYSRWLMGEESRNPSFCKYILWTDETLHKRRVFQWSQYARVVRRNSRALRIRQAQVRFSVNLWAGICGEVIVGPYILPDRLNGAALTSFLRNVLSELLDDVPLEIRQNMCFQMDGAPTHYAANVRAHFSETFRNRCIGRLGLRETGAWPPRSPDMNPMDFYFWDYLKNEMYREPVDSLETLLARIHGAVASISVDTLRRVQQEIQVRADWCIRITGSNFKQFLRIQEQF; the protein is encoded by the exons ATGTGGGTGTACACGCCCAATGCGAAG AATTGGCAGCGACGTGGGGAGGCCACAGTCTCCAAAGATATCGTCCGCGCCACATTCCAAGAGGACGGCGCCGAAAGCGTGCGCAGCGTGAGTCGTCGCACAGG CGTTAATCGTTCATCGGTACAACGCATTCTGCAGGAAAATTTGATGCCCCCGAACAAGTTCGTACGGTTGCATTTGCTGTATCCAGCAGACCTGGAAAAACGGGTAGAGTATTCAAGGTGGCTGATGGGAGAAGAGTCGCGGAATCCGTCGTTCTGTAAGTACATTTTGTGGACAGATGAGACTCTCCACAAGAGAAGGGTGTTTCAATGGTCACAATATGCACGTGTAGTGCGACGGAATTCGCGTGCCCTTCGCATACGCCAGGCGCAGGTTCGATTTTCGGTTAACCTATGGGCCGGCATTTGCGGCGAAGTTATCGTTGGACCATACATCCTGCCCGACAGGCTGAATGGTGCAGCATTGACATCTTTTTTGCGAAATGTTCTGTCGGAACTTTTGGATGATGTTCCTTTGGAGATCCGGCAGAACATGTGTTTTCAAATGGATGGTGCTCCGACACACTACGCCGCAAATGTACGCGCTCATTTCAGCGAAACCTTCCGAAACAGGTGTATCGGCCGTCTCGGACTGAGAGAGACCGGTGCCTGGCCTCCACGGTCACCGGATATGAACCCCATGGATTTTTATTTCTGGGActacttgaag AATGAGATGTACCGCGAACCAGTGGACTCACTTGAAACATTGCTGGCGAGGATCCACGGCGCAGTGGCAAGTATTTCAGTGGACACGCTGCGCCGTGTCCAGCAGGAAATTCAAGTCCGTGCCGACTGGTGCATCCGCATCACTGGAAGCAATTTTAAACAGTTCCTGAGGATACAAGAACAATTTTGA